The Montipora foliosa isolate CH-2021 chromosome 14, ASM3666993v2, whole genome shotgun sequence genome window below encodes:
- the LOC137984860 gene encoding transcription factor Jun-like, which yields MEEATDTPFYQDDGISSHIISPYLFDKASLHLNLQTLTEDPKLGDLKKHATPSDLRSPDLGLLKLGSPELEKMIMSLQSNVTAGPNTSSIFNTAVHAPVHPDQDHEPYSRGFTDALQDLHDRQITRESSSLADLADSAAESTDPFLGHSAPGNAGTFLAPVPTTTLRTTGDTVSFSSNSSRVDASDFFPGNGTSFSSMKGSAIYPFTNSGYTTLYSYPSENAPYSAYNDFNMENTTALRAFTSYNSALAQDKAELSGYKLENQAQMVSDHGALQPIDLEVQEIVKRERKKQRNRIASSKCRKRKLEREARLETRVKELKERNIELNAVANALKQQVCDLKQRVMDHVNEGCQIMLAHQTQV from the coding sequence ATGGAAGAAGCGACCGATACTCCCTTTTATCAGGATGATGGGATTTCGTCGCATATTATCTCGCCGTACCTCTTTGATAAGGCCAGCCTGCATTTGAATTTACAGACTTTGACCGAAGATCCCAAACTCGGAGATTTGAAAAAACATGCAACACCATCGGACCTTCGTTCACCGGATCTCGGTTTGCTCAAGCTGGGATCACCAGAGTTGGAAAAAATGATAATGTCTCTGCAGAGCAATGTAACAGCCGGTCCAAATACCAGCTCAATTTTCAACACGGCCGTTCACGCACCGGTTCACCCAGATCAAGATCACGAACCATATTCACGTGGATTTACTGATGCGTTACAGGACCTCCACGATCGACAGATCACCAGAGAATCGTCTTCACTTGCCGATTTAGCAGATAGTGCTGCTGAATCCACGGATCCATTTTTGGGCCACAGCGCGCCAGGAAATGCCGGCACGTTTTTGGCCCCTGTACCAACGACAACGCTAAGAACTACAGGAGACACGGTTTCGTTTTCTTCGAATTCATCCCGTGTGGATGCAAGCGATTTTTTTCCTGGCAATGGCACTTCGTTTTCTTCAATGAAAGGAAGTGCAATTTATCCTTTTACAAACTCGGGTTATACGACATTGTACTCTTATCCTTCTGAAAATGCTCCTTATTCGGCTTATAACGATTTTAACATGGAAAACACGACTGCTCTTCGCGCTTTTACTTCATACAACAGCGCATTAGCGCAAGACAAAGCAGAATTGTCCGGGTATAAATTGGAAAATCAAGCACAGATGGTGTCCGATCATGGCGCGTTGCAGCCTATTGATCTTGAAGTTCAAGAGATCGTTAagcgagaaagaaaaaaacaaaggaacagAATCGCTTCATCAAAGTGTCGAAAGAGAAAACTGGAACGAGAAGCAAGGCTGGAAACACGCGTTAAAGAGCTAAAGGAAAGAAACATTGAGTTAAATGCAGTCGCCAACGCACTCAAACAACAAGTTTGTGATTTGAAACAGAGAGTTATGGATCATGTAAACGAAGGTTGCCAAATTATGCTGGCTCATCAAACTCAGGTGTAG